In the genome of Triticum urartu cultivar G1812 chromosome 5, Tu2.1, whole genome shotgun sequence, one region contains:
- the LOC125509908 gene encoding 50S ribosomal protein L6, chloroplastic, with product MASLSPSLHLPCNSRIGFLGKSQGILLRVIPAGRVGFIRKTVECKESRIGKKPIEVPSNVTLTLEEQFVKAKGPLGELTLNYPAEVKVVKEETGKLRVFKTVETKRANQMHGLFRTLTDNIIVGVSKGFDKRLQLVGVGYRATVEGKDLVMNLGFSHPVRMAVPEGLQVKVEENTRIIVSGYDKSEIGQFAATIKKWRPPEPYKGKGIRYQDEIVRRKEGKAGKKK from the exons ATGGCgtccctctccccctccctccACCTCCCTTG CAATTCAAGAATTGGCTTCCTTGGGAAGTCACAAGGCATACTTCTTCGTGTTATCCCTGCTGGCAGAGTTGGTTTCATTAGAAAAACAGTGGAATGCAAGGAATCTAGAATCGGAAAGAAGCCGATTGAAGTTCCATCAAATGTTACTCTAACACTAGAGGAGCAGTTTGTCAAAGCTAAGGGTCCACTAGGAGAGTTGACATTAAACTATCCCGCCGAAGTAAAAGTTGTGAAAGAAGAGACTGGCAAATTGAGAGTATTCAAGACTGTGGAAACCAAAAGGGCGAATCAGATGCATGGCCTTTTCAG AACCCTGACGGACAACATCATCGTGGGGGTGTCAAAAGGATTTGACAAGAGGCTTCAGTTAGTGGGGGTTGGGTACCGTGCGACGGTGGAGGGCAAAGACCTGGTGATGAACCTGGGATTCTCGCACCCTGTCCGGATGGCTGTCCCAGAAGGACTTCAAGTCAAGGTGGAGGAGAACACGAGAATCATCGTGAGTGGGTACGACAAGAGCGAAATCGGCCAGTTTGCTGCCACCATAAAGAAGTGGAGGCCTCCGGAGCCATACAAGGGGAAGGGTATCCGGTACCAGGACGAGATTGTCAGGAGGAAGGAGGGCAAAGCTGGGAAGAAGAAATAG